In Acidobacteriota bacterium, the DNA window GCCCGATCGCCGCAATCGCCTCGCGGGCGCCATGCGGCACGGTGGCGAGCAGGTTGCGCATGAAGTGCACGCGACAGCGCTGCCAGGTGGTGCCGCTCAGCACCGTGCTGATCGCGTGCCTGAGTCCCTCGTGCGCGTCCGAGATCACCAGGCGCACGCCCTTGAGGCCCCGCTTCACGAGACTGCGCAGAAACGCGGTCCAGAAGGCCTTCTCCTCGGACGGGCCGACATCGAGCCCGAGCACCTGGCGCTCGCCGTCGCTGGTCACGCCGACGGCGACGACGGTGGCCTGGCTGATCACACGGCCGTCCACGCGCACCTTGTGGTACGTCGCGTCCAGCCACACGTAGCGATACTCGCCCGTGAGGGGCCGTGTGCGAAACGCGGCGACCGTGGTATCGAGCTCGGCGCAAATGCGCGACACGTCCGACTTGGAGATCCCGTCGACGCCCAGCGCTTTGACCAGGTCGTCGACCTTGTGCGTCGAGACGCCGTGCACGTAGGCCTCCTGCACGACGGCCAGCAAGGCGTGCTCGGCGCGGCGGCGCGGCTGCAGCAGCGACGGGAAGTTGATGTGAATCGTACCGGGAATCTCGGAGGGCGAGTTAATTGAGTCAGGCCACGGCGGCCTGCTCATAGTACTGCGCTTCGTACTCCGCGGGCGGCACGTACCCGATTGGCTCAAGCAGCCGCCGCGTATTGAACCAATCGACCCACGTCAGCGTGGCGATCTC includes these proteins:
- a CDS encoding IS256 family transposase, whose amino-acid sequence is MSRPPWPDSINSPSEIPGTIHINFPSLLQPRRRAEHALLAVVQEAYVHGVSTHKVDDLVKALGVDGISKSDVSRICAELDTTVAAFRTRPLTGEYRYVWLDATYHKVRVDGRVISQATVVAVGVTSDGERQVLGLDVGPSEEKAFWTAFLRSLVKRGLKGVRLVISDAHEGLRHAISTVLSGTTWQRCRVHFMRNLLATVPHGAREAIAAIGRTIFAQPDHASALAQLRKVAEGLRTRFTKAAALLEDAAEDVLAYRHLPLEHQRQLHSTNPLERLNTEITRRSQVVGIFPNPAAVIRLVGAVLLEQDDEWAVAERRYFSAESMSQPTAAALSTTAQESMQTLA